In Chitinivibrionales bacterium, the following proteins share a genomic window:
- a CDS encoding epoxyqueuosine reductase QueH codes for MKPRLLLHICCAPDEAWVVHSLCAEYDLRCYFCNPNIQPREEYDKRLVEARNTARRYGVSFDAAPYKPEDWETAVINFLDTPEGGARCEQCFLLRLRDTARFCKEIGWTSFTTVMSISPHKRIDMLNKTGKIAADEFGVTYEPFNFKKNDGFLKSIKLSRELGLYRQDYCGCRLSKEERNLRLKK; via the coding sequence ATGAAACCGAGGCTTCTTCTCCACATCTGCTGCGCGCCGGACGAGGCATGGGTGGTGCATTCGCTCTGTGCCGAATACGATCTGCGCTGCTATTTCTGCAACCCCAACATCCAGCCCCGGGAAGAATACGACAAGAGGCTTGTAGAGGCGCGCAACACCGCGCGGCGGTACGGCGTTTCCTTTGACGCCGCGCCTTACAAACCGGAAGACTGGGAGACCGCAGTAATAAACTTTCTTGACACCCCGGAAGGCGGCGCGCGGTGCGAGCAATGTTTTCTTCTCAGGCTCAGGGACACGGCGCGGTTCTGCAAGGAAATCGGTTGGACATCCTTCACCACGGTGATGAGCATCAGCCCGCACAAACGGATTGACATGCTGAACAAGACGGGAAAAATCGCAGCTGATGAATTCGGGGTGACGTACGAGCCGTTTAATTTCAAGAAGAACGACGGGTTTTTAAAAAGTATCAAGTTGAGCAGGGAGCTGGGACTTTACCGACAGGATTACTGCGGGTGCAGGCTGAGCAAGGAGGAGAGGAATTTGAGATTAAAAAAATGA
- the ispH gene encoding 4-hydroxy-3-methylbut-2-enyl diphosphate reductase, which yields MRIITATTAGFCMGVRRAVDIALEQAAKSGGGVYTLGPLIHNNQTVQMLKERGITALDDGNPPPAGSSILIRAHGVAPEVQRSWEPRGHVIDGTCPKVKTVHRVIEKYRAQGYAIVITGDAGHAEVVGLQGYAGDAGHLVGSPDDVEKLPGLKKICLVSQTTFDNVTFDEIAGAIRKRFAGGEVVIKKTTCSATDRRQEETRELAKKVDAVLVVGGKNSANTRRLAKIAAETGTPTQWIETEKEIEWDKIANCKTVGITAGASTPNWMIKRITDYLLYMDQTRKITPVNLLRHVIDLFSTLNIFVATGAALVYYASCVLQGLPQTVSGFALSFLYFLSMYLWNSLTSMEATQHLGVGRYRFYSAHKPALYAVVAVCILLILVISFLESRVLFYLMLFATFAGSVYHITIVPAFLRKFLRYGKLKDVPMSRDLFVALAWGIVLTFVPMAGAGGASRISLITMPCFILIFVLAFLRSLIFDLRDIEGDRIMGRETLVTIIGEEGARKLVLAVILLTGVVCALSPLFVGPAKSLHVSVGFFLQMIPLLYLYVFMRFNREHRIGRSVLFNLFADGHFFLAGLCAWLAAGVRQP from the coding sequence ATGAGAATCATCACTGCCACCACCGCGGGGTTCTGCATGGGCGTGCGGCGCGCGGTCGACATCGCGCTCGAGCAGGCGGCCAAATCCGGCGGCGGCGTGTACACCCTTGGACCACTCATCCACAACAACCAGACCGTGCAGATGCTCAAGGAGCGCGGCATCACCGCGCTTGACGATGGCAACCCGCCGCCGGCGGGATCGTCCATTCTCATCCGCGCGCACGGCGTGGCGCCCGAAGTCCAGCGCTCGTGGGAGCCGCGCGGCCACGTGATCGACGGCACATGCCCAAAAGTCAAGACCGTGCACCGCGTCATTGAGAAATACCGGGCGCAGGGCTACGCCATCGTCATCACCGGAGACGCGGGACATGCCGAAGTGGTGGGACTACAGGGATACGCGGGCGATGCCGGCCACCTCGTCGGCTCACCCGACGATGTGGAAAAGCTGCCCGGTTTAAAAAAAATCTGCCTTGTCTCGCAGACCACCTTCGACAACGTCACCTTTGACGAAATCGCCGGCGCAATCCGCAAGCGCTTTGCGGGCGGCGAGGTGGTGATAAAAAAAACCACCTGTTCGGCGACCGACCGGCGTCAGGAAGAGACGCGCGAGCTCGCGAAAAAGGTCGACGCCGTGCTCGTGGTGGGCGGGAAAAACAGCGCCAACACCAGGCGTCTTGCAAAAATCGCGGCGGAAACCGGTACGCCCACGCAATGGATCGAGACCGAAAAAGAAATCGAATGGGACAAGATCGCCAACTGCAAGACCGTGGGCATCACGGCCGGCGCGTCAACGCCCAACTGGATGATCAAACGCATCACGGATTATCTTTTGTATATGGACCAAACTCGGAAAATCACGCCGGTAAACCTGCTGCGGCACGTCATCGACCTTTTTTCCACGCTCAATATTTTTGTAGCGACCGGAGCGGCGCTCGTCTATTACGCGTCGTGCGTGCTCCAGGGACTGCCTCAAACGGTTTCCGGTTTCGCGCTTTCGTTTCTTTATTTCCTTTCAATGTACCTGTGGAACAGCCTCACGAGCATGGAAGCAACCCAGCACCTCGGCGTGGGAAGGTACCGTTTCTACAGCGCGCACAAGCCCGCGCTGTATGCGGTGGTGGCCGTGTGCATCCTGCTTATCCTGGTAATAAGTTTTCTTGAAAGCAGGGTCCTTTTTTATCTCATGCTATTCGCGACGTTTGCCGGATCGGTGTATCATATCACCATCGTTCCCGCATTTTTACGAAAGTTCCTCCGGTACGGCAAACTCAAAGACGTGCCCATGTCACGCGACCTGTTCGTTGCGCTGGCCTGGGGCATCGTGCTCACGTTCGTTCCCATGGCGGGCGCCGGCGGCGCGAGCCGCATCTCACTGATCACCATGCCCTGCTTCATACTCATTTTCGTCCTGGCGTTTCTCCGCTCCTTGATCTTTGATTTGCGCGATATCGAAGGCGACAGGATCATGGGCAGGGAAACGCTGGTCACCATCATCGGCGAGGAAGGGGCCAGAAAACTCGTTCTCGCGGTGATCCTGCTCACCGGCGTCGTGTGCGCGCTTTCTCCCCTGTTCGTCGGGCCGGCAAAAAGCCTGCACGTGTCGGTAGGATTTTTTCTCCAGATGATTCCGCTTCTCTATCTGTACGTTTTCATGCGGTTCAACCGCGAGCACCGGATAGGCAGGTCGGTGCTTTTCAACCTGTTTGCAGACGGGCATTTTTTCCTGGCGGGGCTGTGCGCTTGGCTGGCGGCGGGTGTACGACAACCTTGA
- a CDS encoding ABC transporter ATP-binding protein, protein MSDAVIKIQNLFKSFGKNAIFDDASLSIIEGCAFGLVGLNGSGKTTLIRLLLGLLRPNRGSINVLGFDPWRHRAEYFRRLGVILDHDGFAGNLTVAQNLKVFSAAKRMEWRHVEAYVNEFWRDTFIEDEFRNGKKKVKLLSRGQKVQCAICRAFLSWPAVYFLDEPLVALDVDASDHFYRLVKLAKEKGGTVLISSHQLQAIEDLCDTVGMLHNKRIDILKSHDEAAMPKPWFVRCAQGQNFGSVIEDICRFHPEYDNGAWRFSVVDPPAVVPKIVSALVAEGCEIQEVGPEPDDLKDRIRDHYRETRK, encoded by the coding sequence ATGTCCGACGCCGTCATTAAAATCCAGAACCTGTTTAAAAGCTTTGGCAAGAACGCAATTTTCGACGACGCCTCCTTGTCCATTATTGAAGGCTGCGCGTTCGGGCTCGTGGGCCTGAACGGCAGCGGCAAGACAACGCTGATTCGCTTGCTTCTCGGCCTTTTGCGTCCCAACCGGGGAAGCATCAACGTGCTCGGATTTGATCCCTGGAGGCACCGGGCGGAATATTTCCGGCGGCTCGGCGTCATCCTTGACCATGACGGGTTTGCCGGCAACCTGACCGTGGCCCAGAACTTAAAAGTCTTTTCCGCGGCAAAGAGAATGGAATGGCGGCACGTGGAAGCATATGTAAACGAGTTCTGGCGGGACACCTTCATCGAGGATGAATTCCGCAACGGAAAGAAAAAAGTTAAGCTGCTGTCGAGGGGACAGAAGGTGCAATGCGCCATTTGCCGCGCGTTTCTCTCGTGGCCCGCCGTGTATTTTCTCGACGAGCCCCTGGTGGCCCTCGATGTTGACGCAAGCGACCACTTTTACCGGCTTGTAAAGCTCGCCAAGGAAAAGGGCGGCACCGTGCTCATCAGTTCCCACCAGCTTCAGGCAATAGAGGATTTGTGCGACACGGTAGGCATGCTTCACAACAAACGCATCGATATTCTCAAGTCGCATGATGAAGCGGCCATGCCGAAACCGTGGTTCGTGCGCTGCGCGCAGGGGCAGAACTTCGGCTCAGTCATAGAGGACATCTGCCGGTTTCATCCGGAGTATGACAATGGAGCATGGCGTTTTTCCGTTGTAGACCCACCCGCGGTTGTCCCGAAAATAGTGTCCGCGCTTGTTGCCGAAGGCTGCGAGATCCAGGAAGTCGGGCCGGAACCGGACGACCTTAAAGACAGGATACGCGATCATTACCGGGAAACAAGAAAATAG
- a CDS encoding FAD:protein FMN transferase, with protein MKKSLLRLTCSAAVLFGIGAALAGCARVEKHARHFFGLDTGIDVTVYSASSRAEADIDSFEALTGRLEDMLSISKQSSVIWRINHRPDSLASVSAAFSPIIAACRKEYALSGGLFDVTVEPFKTLYGLESHQRENHVPSQAEIDSVLALTGFGRVRFVSDSVLVLPRGMHFDFGGIAKGFVLREATKFFSERGHASFLVNLGGDLVAYGTKPSNEPWVIGIQDPRDSVNLIATLSFTGGCVFTSGDYERCFIVNGKRYHHLFDPKTGKPGSLNMSATVTGRDPLAVDAAIKTAFLMPAEKALEYLSTRNMLGFLIDSTKTGWASAGLKQSLTPNPGFVVNYR; from the coding sequence GTGAAAAAATCATTGCTCCGCTTGACCTGTAGCGCCGCCGTGCTTTTCGGCATCGGCGCGGCGCTCGCCGGCTGCGCCAGGGTGGAAAAGCACGCCCGGCATTTTTTCGGCCTCGACACGGGCATCGACGTCACGGTGTATTCGGCGTCCTCGCGGGCCGAGGCCGACATCGATTCGTTCGAGGCGCTCACGGGACGGCTCGAGGACATGCTTTCCATTTCCAAGCAGTCAAGCGTGATATGGCGAATCAACCACCGGCCGGATTCCCTGGCGTCCGTTTCAGCCGCATTTTCCCCGATCATTGCCGCATGCAGAAAAGAATATGCGTTGTCCGGCGGGCTGTTCGACGTCACCGTGGAGCCGTTCAAGACCCTTTACGGATTGGAATCGCACCAGAGGGAAAACCACGTTCCGTCGCAGGCTGAAATCGACAGCGTGCTCGCGCTCACCGGGTTCGGCCGCGTCCGGTTTGTTTCGGACAGCGTTTTGGTTTTACCGCGCGGCATGCACTTTGACTTCGGCGGCATCGCAAAGGGGTTTGTGCTGCGGGAAGCCACGAAGTTCTTCAGCGAAAGGGGGCACGCGAGCTTTCTGGTGAACCTCGGGGGCGACCTTGTAGCATACGGCACCAAGCCGTCGAACGAGCCGTGGGTGATCGGCATACAGGATCCGCGCGATTCGGTTAATCTGATCGCCACGCTGTCGTTTACCGGCGGCTGCGTGTTCACCAGCGGCGATTATGAGCGGTGTTTCATTGTCAACGGCAAACGGTACCACCACCTCTTCGATCCGAAAACGGGCAAGCCGGGCTCCCTCAACATGAGCGCGACCGTGACGGGACGCGACCCGCTGGCGGTCGACGCGGCCATTAAGACCGCGTTCCTGATGCCCGCGGAAAAGGCGCTTGAATATCTTTCGACAAGGAACATGTTGGGATTTCTCATTGACAGCACGAAAACGGGGTGGGCGAGCGCGGGGCTGAAGCAGTCCTTG